The following coding sequences are from one Musa acuminata AAA Group cultivar baxijiao chromosome BXJ1-6, Cavendish_Baxijiao_AAA, whole genome shotgun sequence window:
- the LOC103987617 gene encoding pterocarpan synthase 1-like yields the protein MASSSPRRYSALSFLFPLFFTLLAAAVAFPVTSEFELGPQNRTYFRVYFHETFIGPDNTTLNVVKKNRPNGFGDVFVFDTVLRVGPEANSTYVGKAQGVTFGVSRRDVSLLIPLSLVFTEGEFANSTLTIIGKMDGAGKADRAIIGGTGRFRFAWGNAVSEVISSSAEGLIAVFDVYVVHHAGVRPYP from the coding sequence ATGGCTTCTTCCTCTCCACGCCGTTATTCCGCCCTCTCCTTCTTGTTCCCCCTGTTCTTCACCCTGTTGGCTGCCGCCGTTGCCTTCCCGGTGACGTCGGAGTTCGAACTCGGGCCGCAAAATCGAACATACTTCCGCGTCTACTTCCACGAGACCTTCATCGGCCCCGACAACACCACCTTGAACGTGGTGAAGAAGAACCGCCCCAATGGCTTCGGCGACGTCTTCGTCTTCGACACGGTGCTGAGGGTCGGCCCCGAGGCGAACTCCACTTACGTCGGGAAGGCGCAGGGAGTGACCTTCGGGGTCTCGCGGCGGGACGTATCGCTGCTGATCCCGCTGTCGTTGGTGTTCACCGAAGGGGAGTTCGCCAACAGCACGCTCACGATAATAGGAAAGATGGACGGGGCCGGAAAGGCGGACCGGGCCATCATCGGAGGGACGGGTCGGTTCCGGTTCGCCTGGGGCAACGCGGTCAGCGAGGTGATCTCCAGCTCGGCCGAGGGGCTCATCGCCGTGTTCGACGTCTACGTCGTCCACCACGCCGGCGTTCGTCCCTATCCGTGA
- the LOC135675465 gene encoding pterocarpan synthase 1-like, which translates to MIGVTWKSLGDPLIGSIRSQKLHRHSSMASSPPNPSLLCFLLLFLLTAAADATAAAAAWPESLEVGLGSERSTHLRVYFHEVFRGPNVTSINVVKGNGDYPSGFGNIDMIDAALRTDADATSRVVGRAQGVSFHVSQEEEALLIEFVLLFTGGEYAGSTLTVVGRVDAAGRGDRAVVGGTGRFLLARGHMVTQVLTSSVDGLVAVYDIYVMHYEGPRQA; encoded by the coding sequence ATGATTGGGGTAACATGGAAGAGCCTTGGCGATCCACTCATTGGCTCCATCCGTTCTCAGAAGCTGCATCGGCATTCTTCAATGGCTTCGTCTCCACCCAACCCCTCCCTCCtctgcttcctcctcctcttcctcttgacAGCCGCCGCCGACGcaaccgcagcagcagcagcgtggCCAGAAAGCTTGGAGGTCGGCCTCGGTTCGGAGAGGTCGACCCACCTGCGCGTCTACTTCCACGAGGTCTTCCGGGGGCCCAACGTGACGTCGATCAACGTGGTGAAGGGGAACGGGGACTACCCGAGCGGGTTCGGGAACATCGACATGATCGACGCGGCGCTGCGGACGGACGCCGACGCGACGTCACGGGTGGTGGGGCGGGCGCAGGGCGTGAGCTTTCACGTGTCACAGGAGGAGGAGGCGCTGCTGATAGAGTTCGTGCTGCTGTTCACCGGGGGGGAGTACGCCGGGAGCACGCTGACGGTGGTGGGGCGGGTGGACGCGGCGGGCAGGGGGGACAGGGCGGTGGTGGGAGGGACCGGGCGGTTCTTGCTCGCCCGGGGGCACATGGTCACGCAGGTGCTCACCTCCTCCGTCGACGGGCTCGTCGCCGTGTACGACATCTATGTGATGCATTACGAGGGCCCTCGCCAAGCTTAG
- the LOC108953191 gene encoding uncharacterized protein LOC108953191, producing the protein MLIQKKMMRWRSDMQQIWTCQALNSKEANELDGLAGLGKNLQHANFVVHIQKLWAPSYSVVLSHVEEMEEIIHLMMIQPCGRDGGDYSPLFDSDRSFQTSESKITAATITYQ; encoded by the exons ATGTTGATACAGAAAAAAATGATGAG ATGGAGATCTGACATGCAGCAAATTTGGACTTGCCAAGCATTAAATAGCAAAGAAGCAAATGAACTTGATGGTCTTGCAGGGCTTGGGAAGAATCTTCAACATGCCAACTTTgtggttcatatacaaaagttgtgGGCGCCCTCCTATTCGGTCG TTCTCAGCCATGTGGAAGAGATGGAGGAGATTATTCATCTTATGATGATTCAG CCTTGTGGAAGAGATGGAGGAGATTATTCGCCTCTTTTTGATTCAG ATCGATCATTCCAAACATCAGAGTCAAAAATTACAGCAGCAACGATTACTTACCAGTaa
- the LOC103987619 gene encoding uncharacterized protein LOC103987619: MASPERPLLVRAMGMRRTWVCLFLLVYTFLLYCSWSLLLSIRSWYNTASSHSSSSSSTSPTYVAGWPALYASVLYGGVFGLLAMGAALAVAVPATLVTWITVLVLLAFAGKPRRSLVMEGRRITADITAIALKILVREGNLVAGICATVSFFALLFSSRRSGGAAGGDRDL; this comes from the coding sequence ATGGCGAGCCCGGAGAGACCGCTCCTGGTAAGAGCCATGGGCATGAGGCGGACGTGGGTctgcctcttcctcctcgtctacaccttcctcctctactgctcCTGGAGTCTCCTCCTTTCCATCCGCTCCTGGTACAACACCGCCTCTTctcactcctcctcctcctcctccacttctCCGACCTACGTCGCCGGGTGGCCGGCGCTGTACGCGTCGGTGCTGTACGGAGGCGTATTCGGGCTACTGGCGATGGGGGCGGCGCTCGCGGTGGCGGTGCCGGCGACGCTGGTCACGTGGATCACCGTGCTGGTGCTGCTCGCCTTCGCGGGGAAGCCGCGGCGGTCTCTGGTCATGGAGGGGCGGCGGATCACCGCCGACATCACCGCCATCGCCCTCAAGATCCTCGTCCGCGAGGGCAACCTCGTCGCCGGCATCTGTGCTACCGTCAGCTTCTTCGCCCTCCTCTTCAGCAGCAGGAGATCAGGGGGAGCAGCAGGAGGAGACCGTGATTTGTGA
- the LOC135676180 gene encoding amine oxidase [copper-containing] zeta, peroxisomal-like isoform X1: MAATQEKATHADPPVCDVVGAKGAVQEWVPVADERRAAAPQVEAVGKLIAPAEDVPAPPMKPSSKAIPIVMRAQNSHPLDPLSAAEILVAVATVRAAGATPEVRDGMRFIEVVLLEPEKNVVALADAYFFPPFQPSLLPRTKGGPVILGKLPPRRARLVVYNKRSNETSIWIVELSEVHAATRGGRHRGKVISSEVVPVVQPSMDAMEYAECEAAVKSHLPFIEAMRKRGVEDMDLVMVDSWCVGFYSDADGPNRRLARPLIFCRTESDCPMENGYARPVEGIHVLVDIQNNVIIEFEDRKLVPLPPADPLRNYTPGETRGGIDRSDVKPLQILQPEGPSFRVNGYFVQWQKWNFRIGFTPREGLVIHSLAYVDGSRGRRPIAHRLSFVEMVVPHGDPNEPHYRKNAFDAGEDGLGKNAHSLKKGCDCLGYIKYFDAHFTNYTGGVETIENCVCLHEEDHGILWKHQDWRTGLAEVRRSRRLSVSFICTVANYEYGFFWHFYQDGKIEAEVKITGILSLGALGPGESRKYGTTIALGLYAPVHQHFFVARMDMAVDCKPNEAFNQVVEVNVKVEEPGLHNIHNNAFYAEEKLLRSELQAMRDCNPSSARHWIVRNTRTVNRTGRPAGYKLMPGPNCLPLAGPEAKFFRRAAFLKHNLWVTSYKHDEMYPGGEFPNQNPRINEGLATWVKKNRSLEETNIVLWYVFGVTHIPRLEDWPVMPVERIGFMLMPHGFFNCSPSVDVPPSPSGAEEESVAPKLVPSLLLAKL, from the exons ATGGCCGCAACTCAGGAAAAAGCGACGCACGCCGACCCTCCCGTCTGTGACGTCGTCGGTGCCAAGGGAGCCGTCCAAGAATGGGTTCCCGTGGCTGATGAGAGGCGGGCCGCCGCGCCGCAGGTCGAGGCCGTCGGAAAGTTGATCGCCCCCGCCGAAGACGTCCCGGCCCCTCCCATGAAGCCCTCTTCCAAAG CAATTCCGATTGTGATGAGAGCTCAAAATAGCCATCCTCTAGATCCACTGTCTGCAGCTGAGATATTAGTTGCAGTAGCAACAGTCAGGGCTGCTGGTGCAACTCCAGAG GTTAGAGATGGTATGCGATTTATAGAAGTTGTTCTGTTGGAACCAGAGAAGAACGTTGTGGCATTGGCTGATGCCTACTTCTTTCCCCCTTTTCAACCATCACTACTCCCCAGAACAAAAGGTGGTCCTGTCATCCTGGGTAAGCTTCCTCCTCGGAGGGCTAGGCTTGTTGTTTACAACAAAAGGTCAAATGAGACAAGCATTTGGATCGTCGAACTCTCAGAAGTTCATGCGGCTACTCGGGGTGGCCGTCACAGGGGAAAAGTCATCTCCTCTGAAGTTGTTCCGGTAGTCCAACCCTCCATG GATGCCATGGAGTATGCGGAATGTGAAGCTGCTGTAAAAAGTCACCTTCCATTCATAGAGGCAATGAGAAAGAGAGGAGTAGAGGACATGGATCTTGTGATGGTTGATTCTTG GTGTGTTGGTTTCTACAGTGATGCTGATGGTCCTAATCGCAGACTTGCAAGACCACTAATATTTTGCAGAACTGAGAGTGACTGCCCCATGGAGAATGGTTACGCACGTCCCGTTGAAGGCATACATGTTCTTGTGGATATTCAAAATAATGTTATAATCgaatttgaagatagaaaattggtGCCTCTACCTCCAGCAGATCCTTTGAGAAACTATACTCCTGGAGAAACACGAGGAGGCATTGACCGAAGTGATGTGAAACCTCTGCAAATTCTTCAGCCTGAAGGTCCCAGTTTTCGTGTAAATGGTTACTTTGTGCAATGGCAAAAG TGGAATTTCCGGATTGGTTTCACGCCAAGGGAGGGATTAGTCATACATTCTCTAGCATATGTTGATGGTAGTCGTGGACGGAGACCTATTGCTCACAGGCTAAGCTTCGTGGAGATGGTAGTTCCTCATGGAGATCCAAATGAACCTCATTACCGTAAAAATGCATTTGATGCTGGGGAAGATGGCCTTGGAAAAAATGCACACTCTCTTAAAAAG GGCTGTGACTGCTTGGGTTACATCAAATACTTTGATGCCCATTTCACAAACTACACTGGTGGTGTTGAAACTATTGAGAATTGTGTTTGTTTGCATGAAGAGGACCATGGGATCCTATGGAAGCACCAAGATTGGAGAACAGGCTTAGCAGAAGTTAGGCGATCAAGAAGGCTAAGTGTGTCCTTCATATGTACAGTTGCTAATTATGAATATGGCTTTTTCTGGCACTTCTATCAG GATGGTAAAATTGAGGCAGAAGTAAAGATAACTGGAATTCTCAGCCTAGGGGCTTTGGGACCTGGTGAATCAAGAAAGTATGGTACAACAATAGCACTGGGTTTATATGCGCCAGTTCATCAGCATTTCTTTGTTGCTCGCATGGATATGGCTGTTGACTGTAAACCTAATGAAGCCTTCAATCAG GTGGTTGAGGTGAATGTCAAAGTTGAAGAACCTGGCCTGCATAATATTCACAATAATGCATTCTATGCTGAAGAAAAGCTTCTCAGATCTGAGTTGCAGGCTATGCGTGACTGCAATCCTTCATCTGCAAGACACTGGATT GTAAGGAACACCAGAACTGTAAATCGAACTGGTCGACCTGCGGGCTACAAGCTCATGCCTGGTCCCAATTGCCTTCCATTAGCTGGTCCAGAGGCAAAATTTTTTAGAAGAGCTGCAtttttaaagcataatctttgggTTACATCATATAAACATGACGAGATGTATCCAGGAGGAGAGTTTCCTAATCAAAATCCACGGATAAATGAGGGACTAGCCACATGGGTTAAGAAGAATAGGTCCCTTGAGGAAACTAACATTGTTCTGTG GTATGTATTTGGAGTCACCCACATCCCAAGGTTGGAAGACTGGCCTGTCATGCCTGTTGAGCGCATAGGTTTTATGCTCATG CCGCATGGTTTTTTCAACTGCTCTCCTTCGGTTGATGTTCCTCCCAGTCCCAGTGGAGCAGAGGAGGAGAGTGTAGCGCCAAAGTTGGTCCCAAGTCTTCTTCTCGCCAAGCTTTAA
- the LOC135676180 gene encoding amine oxidase [copper-containing] zeta, peroxisomal-like isoform X2 yields MAATQEKATHADPPVCDVVGAKGAVQEWVPVADERRAAAPQVEAVGKLIAPAEDVPAPPMKPSSKAIPIVMRAQNSHPLDPLSAAEILVAVATVRAAGATPEVRDGMRFIEVVLLEPEKNVVALADAYFFPPFQPSLLPRTKGGPVILGKLPPRRARLVVYNKRSNETSIWIVELSEVHAATRGGRHRGKVISSEVVPVVQPSMDAMEYAECEAAVKSHLPFIEAMRKRGVEDMDLVMVDSWCVGFYSDADGPNRRLARPLIFCRTESDCPMENGYARPVEGIHVLVDIQNNVIIEFEDRKLVPLPPADPLRNYTPGETRGGIDRSDVKPLQILQPEGPSFRVNGYFVQWQKWNFRIGFTPREGLVIHSLAYVDGSRGRRPIAHRLSFVEMVVPHGDPNEPHYRKNAFDAGEDGLGKNAHSLKKGCDCLGYIKYFDAHFTNYTGGVETIENCVCLHEEDHGILWKHQDWRTGLAEVRRSRRLSVSFICTVANYEYGFFWHFYQDGKIEAEVKITGILSLGALGPGESRKYGTTIALGLYAPVHQHFFVARMDMAVDCKPNEAFNQVVEVNVKVEEPGLHNIHNNAFYAEEKLLRSELQAMRDCNPSSARHWILWAQ; encoded by the exons ATGGCCGCAACTCAGGAAAAAGCGACGCACGCCGACCCTCCCGTCTGTGACGTCGTCGGTGCCAAGGGAGCCGTCCAAGAATGGGTTCCCGTGGCTGATGAGAGGCGGGCCGCCGCGCCGCAGGTCGAGGCCGTCGGAAAGTTGATCGCCCCCGCCGAAGACGTCCCGGCCCCTCCCATGAAGCCCTCTTCCAAAG CAATTCCGATTGTGATGAGAGCTCAAAATAGCCATCCTCTAGATCCACTGTCTGCAGCTGAGATATTAGTTGCAGTAGCAACAGTCAGGGCTGCTGGTGCAACTCCAGAG GTTAGAGATGGTATGCGATTTATAGAAGTTGTTCTGTTGGAACCAGAGAAGAACGTTGTGGCATTGGCTGATGCCTACTTCTTTCCCCCTTTTCAACCATCACTACTCCCCAGAACAAAAGGTGGTCCTGTCATCCTGGGTAAGCTTCCTCCTCGGAGGGCTAGGCTTGTTGTTTACAACAAAAGGTCAAATGAGACAAGCATTTGGATCGTCGAACTCTCAGAAGTTCATGCGGCTACTCGGGGTGGCCGTCACAGGGGAAAAGTCATCTCCTCTGAAGTTGTTCCGGTAGTCCAACCCTCCATG GATGCCATGGAGTATGCGGAATGTGAAGCTGCTGTAAAAAGTCACCTTCCATTCATAGAGGCAATGAGAAAGAGAGGAGTAGAGGACATGGATCTTGTGATGGTTGATTCTTG GTGTGTTGGTTTCTACAGTGATGCTGATGGTCCTAATCGCAGACTTGCAAGACCACTAATATTTTGCAGAACTGAGAGTGACTGCCCCATGGAGAATGGTTACGCACGTCCCGTTGAAGGCATACATGTTCTTGTGGATATTCAAAATAATGTTATAATCgaatttgaagatagaaaattggtGCCTCTACCTCCAGCAGATCCTTTGAGAAACTATACTCCTGGAGAAACACGAGGAGGCATTGACCGAAGTGATGTGAAACCTCTGCAAATTCTTCAGCCTGAAGGTCCCAGTTTTCGTGTAAATGGTTACTTTGTGCAATGGCAAAAG TGGAATTTCCGGATTGGTTTCACGCCAAGGGAGGGATTAGTCATACATTCTCTAGCATATGTTGATGGTAGTCGTGGACGGAGACCTATTGCTCACAGGCTAAGCTTCGTGGAGATGGTAGTTCCTCATGGAGATCCAAATGAACCTCATTACCGTAAAAATGCATTTGATGCTGGGGAAGATGGCCTTGGAAAAAATGCACACTCTCTTAAAAAG GGCTGTGACTGCTTGGGTTACATCAAATACTTTGATGCCCATTTCACAAACTACACTGGTGGTGTTGAAACTATTGAGAATTGTGTTTGTTTGCATGAAGAGGACCATGGGATCCTATGGAAGCACCAAGATTGGAGAACAGGCTTAGCAGAAGTTAGGCGATCAAGAAGGCTAAGTGTGTCCTTCATATGTACAGTTGCTAATTATGAATATGGCTTTTTCTGGCACTTCTATCAG GATGGTAAAATTGAGGCAGAAGTAAAGATAACTGGAATTCTCAGCCTAGGGGCTTTGGGACCTGGTGAATCAAGAAAGTATGGTACAACAATAGCACTGGGTTTATATGCGCCAGTTCATCAGCATTTCTTTGTTGCTCGCATGGATATGGCTGTTGACTGTAAACCTAATGAAGCCTTCAATCAG GTGGTTGAGGTGAATGTCAAAGTTGAAGAACCTGGCCTGCATAATATTCACAATAATGCATTCTATGCTGAAGAAAAGCTTCTCAGATCTGAGTTGCAGGCTATGCGTGACTGCAATCCTTCATCTGCAAGACACTGGATT CTTTGGGCCCAGTGA
- the LOC135676182 gene encoding membrane-anchored ubiquitin-fold protein 4-like isoform X1: protein MPEEDLIELKFRLFDGSDIGPIRYSSTSTVAMLKDRIISEWPRDKKIIPEVANDVKLISAGKILENNMTVAQCASSPFSELPAGVITMHVVVQPSSTKTKTDMLVISGRRILLKHLCDRISSNTCYEDKLVVVNW from the exons ATGCCCGAAGAGGATCTGATCGAGCTCAAGTTCCGGCTGTTCGATGGGTCGGACATCGGGCCGATCCGCTACTCTTCTACGTCCACCGTCGCCATGCTCAAAGACAGGATAATCTCCGAGTGGCCACGAG ATAAGAAGATTATACCAGAGGTGGCTAATGATGTCAAACTGATAAGTGCGGGCAAAATATTAGAGAACAATATGACGGTTGCCCAGTGCGCATCATCACCTTTTAGTGAACTTCCAGCAGGTGTGATCACCATGCATGTTGTTGTGCAACCATCTTCGACTAAAACTAAAACGG ATATGTTGGTGATAAGCGGAAGAAGGATCTTGTTGAAGCATTTGTGTGACAGGATAAGCTCAAACACTTGCTATGAGGATAAACTGGTGGTAGTCAACTGGTAG
- the LOC135676182 gene encoding membrane-anchored ubiquitin-fold protein 4-like isoform X3, giving the protein MPEEDLIELKFRLFDGSDIGPIRYSSTSTVAMLKDRIISEWPRDKKIIPEVANDVKLISAGKILENNMTVAQCASSPFSELPAGVITMHVVVQPSSTKTKTAGWF; this is encoded by the exons ATGCCCGAAGAGGATCTGATCGAGCTCAAGTTCCGGCTGTTCGATGGGTCGGACATCGGGCCGATCCGCTACTCTTCTACGTCCACCGTCGCCATGCTCAAAGACAGGATAATCTCCGAGTGGCCACGAG ATAAGAAGATTATACCAGAGGTGGCTAATGATGTCAAACTGATAAGTGCGGGCAAAATATTAGAGAACAATATGACGGTTGCCCAGTGCGCATCATCACCTTTTAGTGAACTTCCAGCAGGTGTGATCACCATGCATGTTGTTGTGCAACCATCTTCGACTAAAACTAAAACGG CAGGTTGGTTCTAA
- the LOC135676182 gene encoding membrane-anchored ubiquitin-fold protein 4-like isoform X2, whose protein sequence is MPEEDLIELKFRLFDGSDIGPIRYSSTSTVAMLKDRIISEWPRDKKIIPEVANDVKLISAGKILENNMTVAQCASSPFSELPAGVITMHVVVQPSSTKTKTEKRIDESPKKTACSCSIL, encoded by the exons ATGCCCGAAGAGGATCTGATCGAGCTCAAGTTCCGGCTGTTCGATGGGTCGGACATCGGGCCGATCCGCTACTCTTCTACGTCCACCGTCGCCATGCTCAAAGACAGGATAATCTCCGAGTGGCCACGAG ATAAGAAGATTATACCAGAGGTGGCTAATGATGTCAAACTGATAAGTGCGGGCAAAATATTAGAGAACAATATGACGGTTGCCCAGTGCGCATCATCACCTTTTAGTGAACTTCCAGCAGGTGTGATCACCATGCATGTTGTTGTGCAACCATCTTCGACTAAAACTAAAACGG AAAAAAGGATCGACGAGTCGCCAAAGAAGACAGCCTGTTCTTGCTCTATATTGTAG